Proteins from a genomic interval of Harpia harpyja isolate bHarHar1 chromosome 7, bHarHar1 primary haplotype, whole genome shotgun sequence:
- the ZDBF2 gene encoding DBF4-type zinc finger-containing protein 2 isoform X2: protein MPLPVTPEAARIACLSPEEMEKKRSRDRQEISSQDQESVGEICSSAPCLSDEGTKKTLVTQAFIQKRERRQEHVVRISQQSTGICSNEKCNTPKDAQIANHSHEGQFIAVSPVPQRFSVSALIHSSSVNPKPGKNVRNLAASNLIPHSGCDKTGMEVCNSDVLLNPCLNPAPALVHPKCPSVSHQKPMCSHSNSLCITSGQSLSKRGGLRTQDETLVSDFHLRDTVGISSSLDLGTSPQLARCKNVKTNRGDESSVDETIEDVILKYCHGTTSEETHFKEENNPCLTFSSLLDHTHLEGSEMSFDCDVPIQGGTNLPKAAIKGIEVLKEVQVSLQDKDYGTQLSSVLKSESVEKTKAVKQDVVAHTEEPVLPALPHVPPSFVGKTWSQIMYEDDIKIEKLVRDFREGRFRCYFDSESAANCTGKRMKKKKQKDEKKNNIVEGNRTESASVKALPEFNDALSGGSDFGNLSLASDTLCNPQILKMPRKRTWRLASRCQVVKVSHGTQTSLLNYPVAKRKMSRRESDPADQKASIVWPENEKTPNMKTRLCALKLPESYRKIMSPVQPKTVVYVLSCPEIKQCKGKPIDIPKMRKNRNSTGSKDSVRYKYKQCSFKYYDPLTNRILKMPPKSTVGEKAKKPSHVRQLFRSLSFDANMRKLADAQRESTPSKSMNWSDFYSSSSASFLPDPGKGNDAASSQKADGSSVSTERTDCWLSGHSENSKHLVISPLSSHQSGVEGDVRLTPFNSRVTKTPLTSIRSERLERENPKAIWKRKESTNKEPVFSRKAAGPMSVRCTVGRRGNRVTAGKQTSRTKKQQKEGIRRKLRPRAQKSSAFSIHRCQTRKTTVGKHRKKEKSDAKKLKVRRKPKRTFLNSTVVTGSPEKRQKVTSESFPKKPE from the coding sequence ATGCCACTCCCTGTCACTCCAGAGGCTGCTAGGATTGCTTGCCTGTCCccagaagagatggagaaaaagaggagcagagacaGACAGGAGATTTCCAGCCAAGACCAGGAGTCCGTTGGTGAAATATGCTCTTCTGCTCCATGCCTGTCTGATGAGGGCACAAAGAAAACTTTGGTAACACAAGCATTTATTCAAAAacgagaaagaaggcaggaacaTGTTGTAAGAATATCCCAGCAGTCTACAGGCATTTGTAGCAATGAGAAATGCAATACCCCGAAAGATGCACAGATTGCAAATCATAGCCATGAAGGCCAGTTTATAGCTGTGAGCCCTGTACCTCAGCGTTTTTCTGTCAGTGCTTTAATCCATAGTTCTTCTGTTAATCCTAAACCAGGAAAAAACGTTAGGAATCTGGCAGCATCAAATCTGATTCCGCATAGTGGATGTGATAAAACGGGAATGGAGGTATGCAATAGTGATGTGTTATTGAACCCATGCTTGAATCCTGCTCCAGCACTGGTTCACCCAAAATGCCCTTCAGTTTCTCATCAGAAACCTATGTGCAGCCACAGCAATTCTTTATGTATTACCTCAGGTCAATCTCTCTCAAAACGAGGTGGTTTACGAACTCAGGATGAAACTTTAGTGTCTGATTTCCATCTCAGGGATACTGTGGGTATCAGCAGCTCCCTAGATCTTGGGACATCCCCACAACTAGCAAGATGCAAAAATGTGAAGACAAACAGAGGTGATGAAAGTTCAGTGGATGAAACTATTGAAGatgttattttgaaatactgCCATGGAACTACATCTGAAGAAACTCATTTCAAAGAAGAGAATAATCCCTGTTTAACTTTTTCATCACTTCTGGACCATACTCATTTAGAGGGTTCTGAAATGAGTTTTGACTGTGATGTACCTATTCAGGGAGGAACAAACTTACCCAAGGCAGCTATAAAAGGTATAGAAGTCCTAAAAGAGGTCCAAGTAAGTTTGCAAGATAAAGACTATGGAACACAgctctcttctgttttaaaaagtgagtcagtagagaaaacaaaagcagtgaaACAGGATGTTGTAGCTCATACTGAAGAACCGGTTCTTCCAGCTCTGCCTCATGTGCCTCCTTCTTTTGTGGGAAAGACTTGGTCTCAAATAATGTATGAAGATgatataaaaattgaaaaacttGTGCGTGATTTCAGGGAAGGTCGTTTTCGCTGCTACTTTGACAGTGAATCCGCAGCCAACTGTACaggaaagagaatgaagaaaaaaaagcagaaggatgaaaaaaagaacaatatcgTTGAGGGTAATAGAACAGAAAGTGCATCAGTTAAAGCATTGCCAGAATTTAATGATGCCTTAAGTGGTGGCTCTGATTTTGGTAACCTATCTTTAGCCTCAGATACACTATGCAACCCACAAATTCTTAAAATGCCTAGGAAAAGGACATGGCGCCTGGCTTCAAGATGCCAGGTGGTTAAAGTCAGCCATGGCACCCAAACAAGTCTATTGAACTACCctgtagcaaaaagaaaaatgtctagAAGGGAATCTGATCCAGCTGATCAGAAAGCAAGCATCGTGTGGCCGGAGAATGAAAAAACTCCAAACATGAAAACTAGACTATGTGCCCTTAAACTTCCTGAGTCCTATAGGAAGATTATGAGTCCTGTACAGCCCAAGACAGTGGTGTATGTACTTTCGTGCCCAGAGATAAAACAGTGTAAAGGTAAACCTATAGATATTcccaaaatgaggaaaaatcGTAACTCCACAGGTAGCAAGGACTCTGTAAGGTATAAATACAAACAGTGTTCTTTTAAGTATTATGACCCACTAACAAATCGAATTTTGAAAATGCCTCCAAAGAGTACAGTTGGAGAAAAAGCCAAAAAGCCCTCCCATGTTCGACAGCTTTTCAGAAGTCTCAGCTTTGATGCAAACATGAGGAAACTAGCTGATGCACAGAGAGAAAGCACGCCATCAAAGTCAATGAATTGGTCAGACTTCTATAGTTCATCTTCAGCATCTTTCCTGCCAGATCCAGGTAAAGGGAATGATGCAGCCTCAAGCCAAAAGGCAGATGGATCTTCTGTTTCCACAGAAAGAACAGATTGTTGGCTATCTGGTCACTCTGAGAACTCAAAACACCTGGTCATTTCACCTTTGAGCTCTCACCAGTCTGGGGTAGAAGGAGATGTTAGATTAACTCCATTTAACAGTAGAGTTACCAAAACTCCTCTGACCTCCATCAGGAGTGAGCGGTTAGAGAGAGAGAATCCAAAGGCAatatggaagagaaaagaaagcactaATAAAGAACCAGTTTTTTCCAGAAAGGCTGCAGGACCTATGTCTGTCAGATGTACTGttgggaggagaggaaacagaGTAACTGCAGGCAAACAAACTTCCAGAActaaaaaacagcaaaaagaagggATCAGAAGGAAACTTCGTCCTCGTGCCCAGAAATCTTCTGCTTTCTCCATCCACAGGTGCCAGACAAGGAAAACTACAGTGGGAAAGCACCGTAAGAAAGAAAAGTCTGATGCTAAAAAATTAAAGGTGAGGAGGAAACCAAAAAGGACCTTTCTGAACTCAACAGTTGTCACAGGGAGTCctgaaaagaggcagaaagtcACATCGGAATCTTTTCCCAAGAAGCCAGAGTGA
- the ZDBF2 gene encoding DBF4-type zinc finger-containing protein 2 isoform X1, translating to MKKVDACKMFDRIKPSDEASASSAQGIERHGAEGSLRQDSNSSLRTRGQEHPQPGVSTVQNRQGYCNCCHVHYSNLEQHVFSSQHRHFTTYCRNRMGTTSLMERFLQDVLQHHPHRYHDNRPSYDDMPLPVTPEAARIACLSPEEMEKKRSRDRQEISSQDQESVGEICSSAPCLSDEGTKKTLVTQAFIQKRERRQEHVVRISQQSTGICSNEKCNTPKDAQIANHSHEGQFIAVSPVPQRFSVSALIHSSSVNPKPGKNVRNLAASNLIPHSGCDKTGMEVCNSDVLLNPCLNPAPALVHPKCPSVSHQKPMCSHSNSLCITSGQSLSKRGGLRTQDETLVSDFHLRDTVGISSSLDLGTSPQLARCKNVKTNRGDESSVDETIEDVILKYCHGTTSEETHFKEENNPCLTFSSLLDHTHLEGSEMSFDCDVPIQGGTNLPKAAIKGIEVLKEVQVSLQDKDYGTQLSSVLKSESVEKTKAVKQDVVAHTEEPVLPALPHVPPSFVGKTWSQIMYEDDIKIEKLVRDFREGRFRCYFDSESAANCTGKRMKKKKQKDEKKNNIVEGNRTESASVKALPEFNDALSGGSDFGNLSLASDTLCNPQILKMPRKRTWRLASRCQVVKVSHGTQTSLLNYPVAKRKMSRRESDPADQKASIVWPENEKTPNMKTRLCALKLPESYRKIMSPVQPKTVVYVLSCPEIKQCKGKPIDIPKMRKNRNSTGSKDSVRYKYKQCSFKYYDPLTNRILKMPPKSTVGEKAKKPSHVRQLFRSLSFDANMRKLADAQRESTPSKSMNWSDFYSSSSASFLPDPGKGNDAASSQKADGSSVSTERTDCWLSGHSENSKHLVISPLSSHQSGVEGDVRLTPFNSRVTKTPLTSIRSERLERENPKAIWKRKESTNKEPVFSRKAAGPMSVRCTVGRRGNRVTAGKQTSRTKKQQKEGIRRKLRPRAQKSSAFSIHRCQTRKTTVGKHRKKEKSDAKKLKVRRKPKRTFLNSTVVTGSPEKRQKVTSESFPKKPE from the exons ATGAAGAAGGTTGATGCCTGTAAG ATGTTTGACAGAATCAAACCATCTGATGAAGCTTCTGCTTCTTCAGCACAAG GAATTGAAAGACATGGTGCTGAAGGCTCTCTACGACAGGATAGCAATAGCAG tttacgCACAAGAGGGCAAGAACATCCTCAGCCTGGAGTATCCACTGTGCAAAATAGACAAGGATACTGCAACTGTTGCCATGTACACTACAGTAATCTGGAACAG CATGTTTTCAGCTCCCAGCACAGACATTTTACTACTTACTGTAGGAATCGTATGGGTACCACTAGCTTGATGGAGCGTTTCCTGCAAGATGTTTTACAGCATCATCCCCACAGATACCATGACAACAG ACCAAGCTATGATGACATGCCACTCCCTGTCACTCCAGAGGCTGCTAGGATTGCTTGCCTGTCCccagaagagatggagaaaaagaggagcagagacaGACAGGAGATTTCCAGCCAAGACCAGGAGTCCGTTGGTGAAATATGCTCTTCTGCTCCATGCCTGTCTGATGAGGGCACAAAGAAAACTTTGGTAACACAAGCATTTATTCAAAAacgagaaagaaggcaggaacaTGTTGTAAGAATATCCCAGCAGTCTACAGGCATTTGTAGCAATGAGAAATGCAATACCCCGAAAGATGCACAGATTGCAAATCATAGCCATGAAGGCCAGTTTATAGCTGTGAGCCCTGTACCTCAGCGTTTTTCTGTCAGTGCTTTAATCCATAGTTCTTCTGTTAATCCTAAACCAGGAAAAAACGTTAGGAATCTGGCAGCATCAAATCTGATTCCGCATAGTGGATGTGATAAAACGGGAATGGAGGTATGCAATAGTGATGTGTTATTGAACCCATGCTTGAATCCTGCTCCAGCACTGGTTCACCCAAAATGCCCTTCAGTTTCTCATCAGAAACCTATGTGCAGCCACAGCAATTCTTTATGTATTACCTCAGGTCAATCTCTCTCAAAACGAGGTGGTTTACGAACTCAGGATGAAACTTTAGTGTCTGATTTCCATCTCAGGGATACTGTGGGTATCAGCAGCTCCCTAGATCTTGGGACATCCCCACAACTAGCAAGATGCAAAAATGTGAAGACAAACAGAGGTGATGAAAGTTCAGTGGATGAAACTATTGAAGatgttattttgaaatactgCCATGGAACTACATCTGAAGAAACTCATTTCAAAGAAGAGAATAATCCCTGTTTAACTTTTTCATCACTTCTGGACCATACTCATTTAGAGGGTTCTGAAATGAGTTTTGACTGTGATGTACCTATTCAGGGAGGAACAAACTTACCCAAGGCAGCTATAAAAGGTATAGAAGTCCTAAAAGAGGTCCAAGTAAGTTTGCAAGATAAAGACTATGGAACACAgctctcttctgttttaaaaagtgagtcagtagagaaaacaaaagcagtgaaACAGGATGTTGTAGCTCATACTGAAGAACCGGTTCTTCCAGCTCTGCCTCATGTGCCTCCTTCTTTTGTGGGAAAGACTTGGTCTCAAATAATGTATGAAGATgatataaaaattgaaaaacttGTGCGTGATTTCAGGGAAGGTCGTTTTCGCTGCTACTTTGACAGTGAATCCGCAGCCAACTGTACaggaaagagaatgaagaaaaaaaagcagaaggatgaaaaaaagaacaatatcgTTGAGGGTAATAGAACAGAAAGTGCATCAGTTAAAGCATTGCCAGAATTTAATGATGCCTTAAGTGGTGGCTCTGATTTTGGTAACCTATCTTTAGCCTCAGATACACTATGCAACCCACAAATTCTTAAAATGCCTAGGAAAAGGACATGGCGCCTGGCTTCAAGATGCCAGGTGGTTAAAGTCAGCCATGGCACCCAAACAAGTCTATTGAACTACCctgtagcaaaaagaaaaatgtctagAAGGGAATCTGATCCAGCTGATCAGAAAGCAAGCATCGTGTGGCCGGAGAATGAAAAAACTCCAAACATGAAAACTAGACTATGTGCCCTTAAACTTCCTGAGTCCTATAGGAAGATTATGAGTCCTGTACAGCCCAAGACAGTGGTGTATGTACTTTCGTGCCCAGAGATAAAACAGTGTAAAGGTAAACCTATAGATATTcccaaaatgaggaaaaatcGTAACTCCACAGGTAGCAAGGACTCTGTAAGGTATAAATACAAACAGTGTTCTTTTAAGTATTATGACCCACTAACAAATCGAATTTTGAAAATGCCTCCAAAGAGTACAGTTGGAGAAAAAGCCAAAAAGCCCTCCCATGTTCGACAGCTTTTCAGAAGTCTCAGCTTTGATGCAAACATGAGGAAACTAGCTGATGCACAGAGAGAAAGCACGCCATCAAAGTCAATGAATTGGTCAGACTTCTATAGTTCATCTTCAGCATCTTTCCTGCCAGATCCAGGTAAAGGGAATGATGCAGCCTCAAGCCAAAAGGCAGATGGATCTTCTGTTTCCACAGAAAGAACAGATTGTTGGCTATCTGGTCACTCTGAGAACTCAAAACACCTGGTCATTTCACCTTTGAGCTCTCACCAGTCTGGGGTAGAAGGAGATGTTAGATTAACTCCATTTAACAGTAGAGTTACCAAAACTCCTCTGACCTCCATCAGGAGTGAGCGGTTAGAGAGAGAGAATCCAAAGGCAatatggaagagaaaagaaagcactaATAAAGAACCAGTTTTTTCCAGAAAGGCTGCAGGACCTATGTCTGTCAGATGTACTGttgggaggagaggaaacagaGTAACTGCAGGCAAACAAACTTCCAGAActaaaaaacagcaaaaagaagggATCAGAAGGAAACTTCGTCCTCGTGCCCAGAAATCTTCTGCTTTCTCCATCCACAGGTGCCAGACAAGGAAAACTACAGTGGGAAAGCACCGTAAGAAAGAAAAGTCTGATGCTAAAAAATTAAAGGTGAGGAGGAAACCAAAAAGGACCTTTCTGAACTCAACAGTTGTCACAGGGAGTCctgaaaagaggcagaaagtcACATCGGAATCTTTTCCCAAGAAGCCAGAGTGA